In Gemmobacter sp. 24YEA27, a genomic segment contains:
- the cobN gene encoding cobaltochelatase subunit CobN translates to MHVLFRESHGLEETDMPQDLGQTPGDLVVLSFSDSDLGAFAAGWKRGRETLPSLRLANLSRLTHPLSVDTWIGQTLTGAKGVLIRLIGGVNYWAYGVEQVSNIARSRGIALALLPADGRPDPALDAASTLPVATLRRLSALCDTGGAVAAQGALAQLALAAGLYAGPVPGAKSLPGFGFWHPSAGVLRDLPHGETPLVLIPFYRAWAAAGDTAAIDALILAFEAAGFRAFGAFLPSLKDEAAARWLRETLPSPGLKALVNATAFSARAASGSPLEAAGVPVFQVIHATSTRAAWEGAGRGLSPADLAMHVALPEVDGRITAGVISFKDEAPRDPDLQFSRTSHAPDPERIGAVVAKVRAWIRLASEPPASRRIAMVLSTYPGKSWRMAHAVGLDVLASAEAMAEDLCAAGFSIQPGAPLDQALQSETIAWPLSAYREALARLPEPLKTAITETHGRPEDDPAIQAGAFHFQATRRGNLLIALQPERSRSPDRDGEYHDTGRIPGHAYTAFYLWLRQGTDALLHIGAHGTLEWLPGKAVALSAACWPEALVAPLPVIYPFIVNDPGEAAQARRRIGAVTLGHLTPPLADAAMPPALARLERLLDEYSTADGLDPARRDRLIAAIRQEAQSAHVEQDLDIPETASPAEAIPRIDRFVCDLKESQFGEGLHIWARGTPFHLSENILGGHPSGPGGADSPRGQPSGDPDSLTSERDNLIAALNGQPVPPGPSGSPWRGRADVLPTGRNLYGTDPRAVPSRAAHAQGIRLAEELVRRHLQDHGDYPRGLVLNLWGSATMRTAGEEFAMALHLAGLEPIWDEGSDRVTGFGILPLTLMDRPRIEVSIRASGLFRDVFPDLARLFDAGCEALAERDEAADMNPYTTAPRGARVFAPAPGSYGLGIREGDYSESARKAAGEAWLAASDHTAQGAPARDLLETRLRAADAFLHTQDMPETDLLLAMDYASHEGGFAAAMERLGAAKPALYHLDATRPDQPRARALTEEIARVTRARAANPVWLTSMTRHGFRGAAEIAATLEHLAAFAHLARVVPSHLFDLYREATLDDPAIRAFLETANPDALAAMEDCFRALEAAGLWQSRSNSRAARMSSEGVA, encoded by the coding sequence ATGCACGTCCTCTTTCGCGAAAGCCACGGTCTGGAAGAGACCGATATGCCGCAGGATCTCGGGCAGACGCCCGGGGATCTTGTGGTGCTGTCGTTTTCCGACAGCGACCTCGGGGCTTTTGCGGCAGGGTGGAAGCGGGGGCGCGAGACGCTGCCCTCCCTCAGGCTGGCAAACCTGTCGCGGCTGACGCATCCGCTCTCGGTCGATACCTGGATCGGGCAGACGCTGACCGGGGCGAAAGGCGTGCTGATCCGGCTGATCGGCGGGGTGAATTACTGGGCTTACGGCGTCGAACAGGTCTCTAACATCGCCAGATCACGCGGGATCGCGCTGGCGCTCCTGCCGGCGGATGGTCGCCCCGACCCTGCACTGGATGCCGCCTCGACTTTGCCGGTGGCCACGCTGCGGCGCCTGTCCGCGCTGTGCGATACCGGCGGGGCGGTCGCGGCCCAGGGCGCGCTGGCGCAGCTCGCGCTTGCGGCGGGTCTCTATGCCGGGCCGGTGCCCGGCGCGAAATCGCTGCCGGGCTTTGGCTTCTGGCACCCGTCTGCCGGCGTGCTCCGTGACCTGCCACATGGCGAGACGCCGCTTGTCCTGATCCCCTTCTATCGTGCCTGGGCCGCCGCCGGCGACACCGCTGCCATCGACGCCCTGATCCTGGCGTTCGAAGCCGCAGGCTTTCGGGCATTTGGCGCGTTCCTTCCCAGCCTCAAGGACGAGGCCGCCGCCCGCTGGCTGCGCGAGACCCTCCCGTCGCCTGGACTGAAAGCGCTGGTCAATGCCACCGCCTTTTCCGCCCGCGCCGCCAGTGGCTCACCGCTGGAGGCCGCCGGTGTGCCGGTCTTCCAGGTGATCCACGCCACCTCCACCCGCGCCGCCTGGGAAGGGGCCGGGCGCGGCCTCTCGCCTGCCGATCTGGCCATGCATGTGGCGCTTCCCGAGGTCGATGGCCGCATCACCGCCGGCGTGATTTCGTTCAAGGACGAGGCGCCGCGCGACCCGGATCTGCAATTTTCCCGCACCAGCCACGCGCCGGACCCCGAACGTATCGGGGCCGTGGTCGCGAAGGTCAGAGCCTGGATCCGCCTCGCGTCAGAGCCCCCGGCCAGCCGCCGCATCGCGATGGTTCTCTCGACCTATCCGGGCAAATCCTGGCGCATGGCTCATGCCGTGGGCCTTGACGTTCTGGCCTCGGCCGAGGCGATGGCCGAGGACCTCTGCGCCGCCGGTTTCAGCATTCAACCCGGTGCTCCGCTTGATCAGGCGCTGCAGTCCGAGACCATCGCCTGGCCGCTTTCGGCCTATCGCGAGGCGCTCGCCCGACTGCCGGAACCCCTGAAAACCGCCATAACAGAGACGCATGGCCGCCCAGAAGACGATCCGGCGATCCAGGCCGGCGCCTTCCATTTCCAGGCGACGCGGCGCGGCAATCTTCTGATCGCCCTGCAGCCCGAACGCAGCCGCAGCCCGGATCGTGACGGCGAATATCACGATACCGGTCGCATCCCCGGCCACGCCTATACCGCTTTCTATCTCTGGCTGCGGCAGGGCACAGATGCGCTTCTCCATATCGGCGCCCATGGCACGCTCGAATGGCTGCCCGGGAAGGCGGTCGCCCTCTCCGCCGCCTGCTGGCCCGAGGCGCTGGTCGCGCCGCTTCCCGTGATCTACCCGTTCATCGTCAATGACCCGGGCGAGGCCGCTCAGGCCCGCCGCCGCATTGGAGCCGTCACGCTCGGTCATCTGACCCCGCCGCTGGCGGATGCCGCAATGCCCCCGGCGCTGGCCCGGCTTGAACGCCTGCTTGATGAATATTCCACCGCCGATGGCCTCGACCCGGCCCGCCGTGACCGGCTGATCGCCGCTATCCGTCAGGAAGCGCAAAGCGCGCATGTCGAACAGGATCTTGACATCCCGGAAACCGCCTCCCCCGCCGAGGCGATCCCCAGGATCGACCGTTTCGTCTGCGACCTGAAAGAAAGCCAGTTCGGCGAAGGCCTCCACATCTGGGCCCGCGGCACACCTTTTCATCTGTCCGAAAATATCCTCGGGGGCCACCCTTCCGGGCCCGGGGGGGCAGACAGCCCCCGGGGCCAGCCATCCGGCGATCCCGACTCGCTGACCTCCGAACGCGACAACCTCATCGCCGCGCTCAACGGCCAGCCAGTTCCGCCCGGACCCTCCGGCTCGCCCTGGCGGGGCCGCGCCGATGTGCTGCCCACGGGACGTAACCTCTATGGCACCGACCCGCGCGCTGTGCCGTCACGCGCCGCCCATGCCCAGGGCATCAGACTGGCCGAAGAACTGGTGCGCCGCCACCTCCAGGATCATGGCGATTACCCGCGCGGCCTTGTCCTCAACCTCTGGGGGTCGGCCACGATGCGCACGGCGGGCGAGGAATTCGCCATGGCGCTGCATCTCGCCGGGCTGGAGCCGATCTGGGACGAAGGCTCTGACCGCGTCACCGGTTTTGGCATCCTGCCGCTGACCCTGATGGACCGCCCCCGGATCGAGGTCTCGATCCGCGCTTCCGGCCTGTTCAGAGACGTCTTTCCCGATCTCGCCCGGCTTTTTGATGCAGGCTGCGAGGCGCTGGCCGAGCGTGACGAAGCTGCCGATATGAACCCCTACACGACCGCGCCGCGCGGGGCCCGGGTCTTCGCGCCTGCCCCCGGCAGCTATGGTCTCGGGATCCGCGAGGGCGATTACTCCGAAAGCGCCCGCAAGGCGGCGGGCGAGGCCTGGCTTGCGGCTTCGGACCATACGGCCCAGGGCGCCCCTGCACGCGATCTGCTTGAAACGCGGCTTCGGGCGGCGGACGCCTTCCTTCATACCCAGGATATGCCGGAAACCGATCTTTTGCTCGCGATGGATTACGCCAGCCATGAAGGCGGTTTCGCCGCCGCGATGGAGCGGCTTGGGGCGGCAAAACCGGCGCTTTACCACCTTGACGCCACCCGCCCCGACCAGCCCCGCGCCCGGGCGCTGACCGAGGAAATCGCCCGTGTCACCCGCGCCCGCGCTGCCAATCCGGTCTGGCTGACCTCGATGACCCGGCATGGGTTCCGGGGGGCCGCCGAGATCGCCGCGACGCTGGAACATCTCGCGGCTTTTGCCCATCTCGCCCGCGTGGTGCCGTCGCATCTCTTCGACCTTTACCGCGAGGCGACGCTGGACGACCCGGCGATCCGGGCTTTTCTCGAGACTGCGAACCCCGATGCCCTTGCTGCGATGGAGGATTGCTTCCGCGCGCTGGAAGCGGCGGGTCTGTGGCAAAGCCGCTCCAATTCCCGCGCAGCCAGGATGTCGTCAGAGGGGGTGGCATGA
- the cobW gene encoding cobalamin biosynthesis protein CobW — translation MSADKSLEKTPVTVITGFLGAGKTTLIRHLLQNPGGRRLAVLVNEFGDVGVDGDLIRDCADANCPESSIVELTNGCICCTVADEFIPSIEKLMAMEPRPDHIVIETSGLALPKPLLKAFDWPALRSKITIDGVVAVADAEAVAAGLFAPNPAQPGAAEADHETPLSEVFEDQIACADIVLLSKADLAGDAGIAKAKAVIEAEAPRPLPMLPLTEGVIDARVVLGIGAAAEDSLNERPSHHDGHDDHDHDDFDTIVVDLPEITDPEALAAKVSALAAAQNILRVKGHVAVEGKPMRLLIQAVGPRVRHQFDRPWGNQPRRSQLVVIAEHGNIDAAAVRAALGA, via the coding sequence ATGTCCGCAGACAAATCCCTGGAAAAAACCCCCGTCACCGTGATCACCGGCTTTCTTGGCGCCGGGAAAACCACGCTGATCCGGCACCTGCTGCAAAACCCGGGCGGGCGGCGGCTCGCTGTGCTGGTGAATGAATTTGGCGATGTCGGTGTTGATGGCGACCTGATCCGCGACTGCGCCGATGCGAATTGCCCGGAAAGCTCGATTGTCGAGCTCACCAATGGCTGCATCTGCTGCACCGTTGCCGACGAGTTCATCCCCTCGATCGAAAAGCTGATGGCGATGGAGCCGCGCCCCGATCATATCGTGATCGAAACCTCGGGCCTTGCGCTGCCGAAACCGCTGCTGAAGGCCTTCGACTGGCCGGCTTTGCGCTCTAAAATCACCATCGACGGTGTGGTGGCGGTGGCCGATGCCGAAGCGGTCGCCGCCGGCCTTTTCGCCCCGAACCCGGCACAGCCCGGCGCGGCGGAGGCCGATCACGAGACGCCGCTTTCCGAGGTCTTCGAAGATCAGATCGCCTGCGCCGATATCGTGCTTTTGTCCAAGGCCGATCTCGCGGGGGATGCCGGTATCGCAAAGGCGAAAGCCGTGATCGAGGCCGAGGCGCCGCGCCCTCTGCCGATGCTGCCTTTGACCGAAGGCGTGATCGATGCGCGTGTCGTGCTGGGGATCGGCGCGGCTGCCGAAGACAGCCTGAATGAGCGCCCCTCGCATCACGATGGCCATGATGATCACGATCATGACGATTTCGACACGATCGTGGTCGATCTGCCCGAGATCACCGACCCGGAGGCACTTGCGGCGAAAGTCTCGGCCCTGGCAGCCGCGCAGAACATCCTGCGCGTCAAAGGCCATGTGGCGGTCGAGGGCAAGCCGATGCGCCTTCTGATCCAGGCCGTCGGCCCGCGTGTGCGTCATCAGTTCGACCGGCCCTGGGGCAACCAGCCCCGCCGCTCGCAGCTTGTCGTGATCGCGGAACATGGCAATATCGACGCGGCCGCCGTTCGGGCCGCTCTGGGGGCATAA
- a CDS encoding DUF1636 domain-containing protein, whose product MAGETELVVCTTCRLPGSSPEAIRDGARLSEALTAKGVAHRRQECLSACSNGCAVVFRGPGRWTYVQGHLDPDLHLNDLVTMYHAFAATPDGIVPWRARPEVIRKNTIARIPPMEL is encoded by the coding sequence ATGGCCGGAGAAACCGAGCTTGTGGTCTGTACCACATGCAGATTGCCGGGCAGCAGCCCCGAGGCCATACGCGATGGCGCGCGCCTCTCTGAGGCGCTGACCGCCAAAGGTGTGGCACATCGCCGTCAGGAATGCCTGTCTGCCTGTTCCAATGGCTGCGCCGTGGTGTTTCGCGGCCCGGGCCGCTGGACCTATGTCCAGGGCCATCTCGACCCCGATCTGCATCTGAACGACCTCGTCACCATGTATCACGCCTTTGCGGCGACGCCCGATGGCATCGTCCCCTGGCGTGCGCGGCCCGAGGTCATCCGCAAGAACACAATCGCCCGTATCCCTCCGATGGAGCTTTGA
- the cobO gene encoding cob(I)yrinic acid a,c-diamide adenosyltransferase has translation MTDAPDPAANPAEDAARHAAKKAKIKAARDRMMAEKTGEKGLIIVHTGPGKGKSSSAFGMILRCIAHEMPCGVVQFIKGAMSTGERDLILKNFGGLCQFHTMGEGFTWETQDLERDRAAAARAWEKAKELIRDERNRMVLLDEINIALRYDYLVLAEVLAFLRDEKPPMTHVVLTGRNAKPELVELADLVTEMAMVKHPFRAGVKAQAGVEF, from the coding sequence ATGACCGATGCTCCCGATCCCGCCGCAAATCCTGCGGAAGATGCTGCCCGCCACGCCGCAAAAAAGGCGAAGATCAAGGCCGCGCGCGACCGGATGATGGCGGAAAAGACCGGCGAGAAGGGGCTGATCATCGTCCATACCGGGCCGGGCAAGGGCAAAAGCTCCTCCGCCTTCGGGATGATCCTGCGCTGCATCGCGCATGAAATGCCCTGCGGCGTGGTGCAGTTCATCAAAGGCGCGATGTCGACCGGTGAGCGCGATCTGATCCTGAAGAATTTCGGAGGTCTCTGCCAGTTCCACACGATGGGCGAGGGCTTTACCTGGGAGACCCAGGATCTGGAGCGGGACCGCGCCGCAGCGGCGCGCGCCTGGGAAAAGGCGAAAGAGCTGATCCGGGACGAGCGGAACCGCATGGTGCTGCTGGACGAGATCAATATCGCGCTGCGCTATGACTACCTTGTTCTGGCCGAGGTGCTGGCGTTTCTGCGCGATGAGAAACCCCCGATGACCCATGTCGTGCTGACCGGGCGCAATGCAAAGCCGGAACTGGTGGAACTGGCCGATCTGGTGACGGAAATGGCGATGGTGAAACACCCGTTCCGCGCCGGGGTTAAAGCCCAGGCCGGGGTAGAGTTCTGA
- a CDS encoding cobyric acid synthase, producing the protein MSGQTPGRALMIQGTGSNVGKSLLVAGLCRVARRRGLTVLPFKPQNMSNNAAVTVDGGEIGRAQALQALACGVEPHSDMNPVLLKPETDTGAQVVVQGRRLTSVRAKDYAGLKPKIAEAVQESFRRLRAQADLVIVEGAGSPAEVNLRRNDIANMGFALAADVPVVLAGDIDRGGVIAQIVGTQAVLDAGDNAQIAGFLINRFRGDPSLFDDGYRLIGDRTGWRGFGVLPWFRDARLLPAEDALDLAPSGKGRVKVACLALSRIANFDDLDPLKLEPDLTVSMILPGQAIPGDSDLVVIPGSKSTRGDLAFLREQGWDIDILAHHRRGGRILGLCGGYQMLGHSVADPDGIEGAPGVTPGLGLLDVETVMSGDKRLARVTARHAATGLDVTGYEIHIGRTEGPDRARPFAYLGDQPEGARSPDGRVEGSYLHGLFTSDAFRAAWLKDFGITAGATRYGAEVERILDRLADHMETHLDCDGLLALAR; encoded by the coding sequence ATGTCTGGCCAGACGCCTGGCCGCGCGCTGATGATCCAGGGCACAGGCTCGAATGTCGGCAAGTCGCTGCTGGTCGCGGGGCTTTGCCGGGTGGCGCGGCGGCGGGGGCTGACGGTCCTGCCGTTCAAGCCGCAAAACATGTCGAACAATGCCGCGGTCACAGTGGACGGGGGCGAGATCGGGCGGGCCCAGGCACTGCAGGCGCTGGCCTGCGGGGTGGAGCCGCATAGCGATATGAACCCGGTCCTGCTGAAGCCTGAAACCGATACCGGCGCGCAAGTGGTGGTGCAGGGGCGTCGCCTGACCTCGGTGCGCGCAAAGGATTATGCTGGCCTGAAGCCGAAGATCGCCGAGGCAGTGCAGGAGAGCTTCCGCCGCCTCAGGGCTCAGGCGGATCTGGTGATTGTCGAAGGCGCCGGCAGCCCGGCCGAGGTCAATCTGAGGCGGAATGACATCGCCAATATGGGCTTTGCCTTGGCGGCCGACGTGCCGGTGGTGCTGGCGGGTGATATCGACCGCGGCGGCGTGATCGCGCAGATCGTCGGCACCCAGGCCGTGCTGGACGCAGGCGATAACGCGCAGATCGCGGGCTTTCTGATCAATCGCTTTCGCGGTGATCCCTCATTGTTCGATGATGGCTACCGGCTGATCGGGGACCGTACCGGCTGGCGCGGTTTTGGCGTTTTGCCCTGGTTTCGCGATGCCCGGCTTTTGCCGGCGGAAGATGCGCTCGACCTGGCGCCATCGGGCAAGGGGCGGGTAAAGGTCGCCTGCCTGGCTCTCAGCCGCATCGCGAATTTCGACGATCTCGACCCGCTGAAACTGGAGCCGGATCTGACGGTTTCGATGATCCTTCCCGGTCAGGCGATCCCCGGCGATAGTGATCTTGTGGTGATCCCCGGGTCGAAATCGACACGCGGAGATCTGGCGTTTCTGCGCGAACAGGGCTGGGATATAGACATTCTCGCGCATCACCGGCGCGGCGGGCGGATCCTCGGGCTCTGCGGCGGCTATCAGATGCTGGGCCACTCGGTCGCCGATCCCGATGGGATCGAAGGCGCGCCGGGGGTGACGCCGGGGCTTGGCCTTCTCGATGTGGAAACGGTGATGTCGGGCGACAAGCGGCTGGCACGGGTCACGGCCCGCCATGCCGCCACCGGCCTCGATGTGACCGGCTATGAGATCCATATCGGACGGACCGAAGGCCCTGACCGCGCCCGTCCCTTTGCGTATCTCGGCGACCAGCCGGAAGGCGCGCGTTCGCCCGATGGCAGGGTCGAGGGCAGCTATCTCCACGGGCTATTCACCAGTGACGCCTTCCGCGCCGCCTGGCTGAAGGATTTCGGCATCACCGCCGGCGCAACCCGATACGGCGCCGAAGTAGAGCGCATCCTTGATCGCCTTGCCGATCATATGGAAACCCATCTCGATTGTGACGGGCTGCTTGCGCTCGCCCGCTGA
- a CDS encoding HPP family protein, which produces MGQYLRRTLRHAGPAMGFTGWTETLRATAGMFVGMVALILFLSPDPGASAWGLFVIAPFGASAVLLFAVPNSPLAQPWSAVVGNAVSALVGVALVLTIETPELRIVLAPALAVLAMHLSRALHPPGGRLRWRQCWPRMRRRSSAFSMCWCRSRLARWRWCRWRRWRRH; this is translated from the coding sequence ATGGGACAATATCTGCGCCGGACACTGCGCCATGCCGGCCCCGCGATGGGCTTTACCGGCTGGACCGAAACCCTGCGCGCCACGGCAGGCATGTTTGTCGGCATGGTGGCGCTGATCCTGTTCCTCAGCCCCGACCCGGGCGCCTCGGCCTGGGGGCTGTTCGTCATCGCGCCCTTTGGTGCCAGCGCGGTGCTTTTATTCGCTGTGCCAAACAGCCCGCTGGCGCAGCCCTGGTCGGCGGTGGTGGGCAATGCGGTCTCGGCCCTTGTCGGCGTGGCGCTGGTTCTGACCATCGAGACGCCCGAGCTGCGGATCGTGCTGGCCCCGGCGCTGGCCGTCCTGGCGATGCATCTCAGCCGTGCCCTGCATCCGCCCGGGGGGCGGTTGCGCTGGCGACAGTGCTGGCCCCGCATGCGGCGGCGGAGCTCGGCTTTTTCTATGTGCTGGTGCCGGTCGCGCTTGGCACGCTGGCGCTGGTGCCGGTGGCGGCGCTGGCGGCGGCACTGA